GTCCCCGGCCGAGAACTTGATGTTCGGCTTAATCCCGGCCTTCTCCAGCACCCGCTGCACATCATAATCCGAGCCGGGCTTCGGAATGATGAAGTCCTCGTAGGCGATCTGGGCCAGCGGCATATAAGGGGCCTTACTCAGCGGATGGCCGAGCGGCAGGACCGCCAGCATCCGGTCCTGCTTCAGCGGAATGACCTCGAACCGCTCCCTTGTCGGCAATGAGAGGAAGCCGCAATCAACCACCCCAGCCTCGATCCACTGCTCAATCTCCAGATAACCACCCTCCATCAGCTTGAACTCAATGTACGGATATTCCTCACGGAACTGCTTGATGATATCCGGCAGCCAATGCACAGAGACACTGGTGAAGGTGCCGATCGTGATCGTCCCCGTCTCCAGGCCGTGAATATCCGTTACCTGCTGCTTAAGCTGCTCATTCCAATTCAGAATCTCCCGGATCGGCTGAAGCACCTGCTCCCCGTTCACCGTCAGCTTCACGCCTGATCGGCTGCGCACGAGCAGCGGGAAGCCGAACTCCTGCTCCAGACTGCTGATCGTATGGCTGATGCCGGATTGGGTGAAGCCCAGCGCCTCCGCTGCCTTCGTAAGACTGCCCAGCTCCACCACTTTCAAGAACACCTCGTACTTAATCAGACTCATGTCCAGCCCCCTCACTAAGCATGACAATTCCTCATGTATCCTATGATAAACATTCAGTTACCTTATGTATTCGAGCGTATTATACTATACTCACTTGAAATAAAGAAGGATGATGAAGGAATGAAGCCGCTTAAGGCCGAGCTAATGCTCATTGTAGTAACTCTGTTCTGGGGCTCCTCTTACCTGTTCATGAAGCTGGGACTGGGTACACTGGGAGAATTCAATCTGATCGCACTGCGCTTCGGGCTTGCATTCATCCTGGCGGGGCTGCTGTTCCGCAAACGGCTGAGCAGTGTGGATGCCAGAACCTTGAAATACGGAGCCTTGCTCGGCTTCCTGCTGCTTGGCGTATTCACTTGCATCACCTTTGGGCTGAAGACGACCACGACCTCTAATGCCGGATTCCTGGTTGCGTTGACCGTTGTCTTTGTTCCTATGCTTGAGGTTCTGGTATTTAGAAAAAAAGTCGCTCCCCCGCAAATCTTCGGCGCCGTGCTCGCCATCAGCGGCATCGGGCTGCTTACGCTGAACGGATCGCTGCAAGTCCAGCCGGGTGATCTCCTCTGTATTCTGTCCGCAGTATTCTATGCGGTGCAGATTCTAGTGACGGGCCGGGCGGTCAAGACCTGCGACTCGCTGAACATCGGCATTCTGCAACTCGGATTCGCCGGTGGCTATGCCCTGATTCTATCTGCTATCTTCGAGACACCTTCGCTGCCGTCCACCCTTCCGGGCTGGATCGCGATTCTGGCTCTGGGGATCTTTTGCAGCGCCTGCGGGTTCATCCTGCAGCCGGTTGCCCAGAAATACACTACACCGACCCGCACCGGTCTGATCTTCGCACTGGAGCCGGTATTCGCTGCCTTCTTCGGATACTTGTTCGTACACGAACAGCTCTCGCTCCAGGGCTATACCGGTGCCGCCCTTGTCCTGCTGGGAATTCTGGCCTCCGAGCTGCTGGGCAAGCTGCATATGGTTCCGCCGACAAGGCTGCTGAAGAAGCGGCGGGCGCACTAATAGGTTCTTCTGGCAGATCGAGTGGTTGCGGGACAATTGCCTTAGACGTTCATCCACCGCTCCCGATCCAATTGTAATCGGTTTTTCGATTACATTCGGCTCACGCGCCGCTCCCTGGTATTATCCCCTTTAAGTAGACACTCGAAAAAACCTCATGTGTTAACATGAGGAAATGAGTGAACTTGGAGGGGATTTTGGTATGGCCAAAAAGGGACAAGTGTTTCAATCGTACACGGAGGCATTCAAGAAAGAGGCTATTCAAGCCTATTTTACAGGAGGTGAGAGCTATAAGGTCGTCTCCGACAGGTTGGGGATTGTGAACTGTACCCAGCTTAAAGTATGGGTAAAGAAATATCGGAATGGGGAGCCACTCGATACACAAAAAGGGGCAACAAGCCCTTTAAAAGGACGTCCACGTTCTACATTTGCCAGTATAGAAGAAGAACGAGATTACTTAAAGGCACAGGTGGACTACTTAAAAAAGCGGTATCCAAATCTGTAAAGGGAGGGAAGCTTGGACTGCACGACAAATACGCCGTAATTGAAGAACTACGTGACCAACATGGCATCACCCGCCTATTAGCCATTGCAGAGGTATCGCGGGCAAATTACTACAAGTGGCGAGGTGCAGAGGTTCGACGAATGGATGCCCATGAGCAAGAGCACGCCATTAAAGAGCATATGGTGGCTATTCACCTGGTTCATCCCTATTTCGGGTACCCTCGAATGCAGGCAGCCCTGCGGGAGGCAGGCTACCTCGTCAACCACAAGAAGGTATGGCGGCTCATGAAAGAGCTATCGATCCAGTCTGTCATTCGCAAGAAAAGGAGTCGTGCGGGCTCTACTCCTTCCGTGGTCTACCCGAACCGATTAAAGCGTAAGTTTCATGCGACAGCACCTCAGCAGAAGCTAGTAACGGACATCACATATATCTCAGACGGCACCCGTTTTTATTATCTGTCTGCGATTCAGGACCTCTTTAACAATGAGATTGTAGCTTGGCAGATCTCGGAGCGAAACGACGTAAACCTCGTCTTAGATACCGTTGAACAGTGGACACGGAAAAGAGACGTGTCTGAGGCCGTGCTCCATTCGGACCAAGGCTTTCAGTACACGTCTCAGGCGTACAACACACGATTAGAGGCATTCAGCGTCAAGGGCAGCCACTCTCGCAAAGCAACCTGCCTGGATAACGCCTGCATCGAATCCTTCTTTTCGCATCTGAAGACAGAAAAGTTGTACCTTCACCAGTGTAAGTCAGAAGCAGAGATTCATCAAGCCGTTGAGGAGTATATCTACTTTTACAATTACCAACGTTTTCAGGCGAAACTGAAACAGCGCGCGCCGATTGAGTATCGACACGCGCTGGCTGCTTAGCTTTTTTCATCTGTCTACTTGACAGGGGTATGACCACCCGGTCCAATTGTAATCGGTTTTTCGATTACATTCGGCTCACGCGCCGCTCCCGGTCCAATTGTAATCGGTTTTTCGATTACATTCGGCTCACACGCCGCTCCCGATCCAATTGTAATCGGTTTTTCGATTACATTCGGCTCACGCGCCTCTACACCCGCCCATGCATTCGGTTTTCTCCCTACATCCGCCCCGCACCTAACGCCCCTCTTCTACTAACACTCTCCCTTCCCCGCATCATTCATTGAGAACAACAAAAAACGTCCCCCTGCCAACAGGCAGTCAGGGACGTTCTTTGTTAGTCTATAACGTGTGTCTTCTATAACAGCTACAGCCGATTAATGCCCCATCATCATCGCGGCATCCGTCTGCTGTTCTTCAGGAGAAGGTGCAGCGCCTGCTGGCTTCGGACGGCGCAGAATCAGACTGAGCACCACTCCGGCCACGGCGATGCAGCCCGAGAGGAAGAAGACATCCCCGAAGCCCTGTACGGCAGCGGCAAGCGGATTGCTTCCAGCCGCCATTTTACCCATATGCACGGTAATTTGGCTGGTCAGGTACCCGGTCATGCCGGCCACGGCGAACGATACCACAACCTGCTGGGCAGCGGCGGTGAGGGGGGTAACCCGGTTCACCCATTCACGCGGCGCAGAGTTCAGAACATGGGTGTTGACCGGCATCATCGAAAGGCCCATACCGAGACCCATCATCACCAGACACAGCATAATAATAGGAAGACTGGTGTCTACTGTAACTCCTGAGAGCAGGAACAGGGCCGTAGATATAATACTGAGACCTACGAATACCAGCGGACGCGCACCGATTTTGTCAAACAGGCGGCCGCCCAGCGGCATCCCTACTCCGGAAGCCAACGCCTGGGGAAGCAGGATGAGCCCAGTCTCAAGCGGCGTGTAATTGCGGATCTGCTGAAGATACAGCGGAACGAACAGCATGGAGCCGAACAATGCCGCCTGTGTGACCCAAGACAGAATAATCCCGCGCGTGAAGTCCGAGGAACGGAAGACGCGCAGCTCCAGCAGCGGATGCTTTTGCAGCAGTTCAACAATGACAAAGACGATCAACGCGGCTCCGCCAACTGACAAGCCCAGGATAGCCCCGGTTGAAGTCCAGCTCTCTCCCCCGCCCTGATTAACACCATAAGCCAGCATCGAGAACGCGAGCGGAGCCAGAATGATTCCGAAGATATCGAGGTGGGCTCTTCCCTTTTTCTCGGTCACCGGCAAATATTTAAGGCCAAGAATAATACCTACAATACCAATTGGCAGGTTAATCAGGAAAATCCAGTGCCAGCTCACATACTCCACCAGATAGCCTGCGAGGATCGGGCCAAGGGCCGGAGCCAGCAGCATTGGAATACCGAGCATCCCCATGATCGAGCCTCTGCGCTCTGCCGGAGCGAGTCTGAAGACCATCGCCATCCCGATCGGAGCGACCATGCCGCCGCCAAGACCTTGAATGACACGGAAAAGAACCAGTTGCCCCGAAGTCTGAGCTACAGAGCATAACACAGAGCCAAGCACGAACATGGCAATGGTCGTTAGGAACACCTGCTTGGACCCGAACCGGTCCGTCATATAGCCTGCCAGCGGAATTACAGCAGCGAGCGCAAGCGTGTAGCCGGTAATCGCCCATTGAACAGTCTTCAGATCCGTATCGAAATATTGCACCAGATTCGGAACGGCCACATTGACTGCGGTGCTGTCCAGAATAACCATGATCATGCCGACAATAATTGCCAGCAGCGATGGCAGTATAGCTCTCAGAGAGAACGGCGCCTCTGCGGCTGCGGTGTTACTTGGATTCATAGATTTTGACATTCTCTTGTCCACTCTTTTCTCTATTTATGATTAGTTATACTTGTGAAAATACAGCTCAAACAACCCTTCAATCTGCTCCTCCAGCGGGGCCAGCTTGAAGATTTGCTGAAGATCCTCACGCTCCTTCGGGAGACTGCTCACCATAATCACCGGAAATACGATAGCCCCATAGATCTGCATTGTCATTGTCATCAGCTTGTCACGGTCCTGCTCTCCGGTAATCTCAGATAGTGCGTCAAGAATCCGTTCAATTCTCATCAGCTTGGAATATTTCGCATATTCATCGTGAGAGCCCATAATATGGTGTCTCTGATCCAGCATCTGCCGGGCCATCCCGGGATAACGGCTAAGATTTATAATATAACGCGTGAAAAATAGCTTCATACGCTCCTTCGGCGGCAGCGAAGTATCCTCCAGTGCCTTAAAAGCATCGTCAAAGGTCGCCACGAGCTGCTTCACAGCATCGCCGAACAGCTTCTCCTTGGAGCCGTAGTGGTAATTCACCAGTGCCAGATTGGTCTCAGCTCTTGCCGCGATACTGCGTAATGTAATGCAGCGGAATCCATCCTCGCGGATCAGCGCAACCGTGGCATCGAGGATCAGTTGCTTCGTATCTTTATCTGAAGAATCAGCCTTGTTGCCCAATTTAACCATAATACAGGTTGTCGCCCTCCTCTGTCACAGAATCTTAATCATTGATCTAATCAACGATTTAAACATTGTTTAATTCGAATTTAAAATTACTCTCTTTCCGGCATTCTGTCAATAGAAATATAAAGGGAGAATTCCTACAGCTATACTTAAGCCGTGGAATTCTCCCTTGGAAGTGAAGTTATGTCTTATGTGAACCTAGGATTGGGCCGGGCTGGCCAATACTTCACTGGCTGCCTGAACCGGCGTTAGAGTCAGCTTGGTGAGCTTGCCGGAAGCGCCTAGTTCCAGAGTCAGTACGGCCTCCGCTTTGGTGAATGACAATACGCTCACAATCGTCATTACTCCAGCCTGCTGTGTGCTTGTGGTCGATTTCACTCCGAGGTAACTGCCTGCCGCCGTGTTAATTCCTTCCCAGCTCTGCTGGAGCGCCGGAAGAGCAGCGGGTTCCGCATCATTGGCGTAATACCGCTCCTTCAGCGCCGGATAGTTACCGGTTGCCAGCAGACCTGCTACGGCACCAGCCATTACCTCGGGTGTGTATACGTCAACCTGGCCTGTAGCCGGATTATAGGAAGTGACTAACCCGATTGCTGCAAAAAAAGACAGCGGTGCGTACGCCTTTTTTTGTTTTAACTCAAAGCCGCCTGTAAACGGTACCTTATTCTTTCCGTCCAGCACAAGCTCCTGACCGGACAGTCTGAACTGAACGCTCTCCTGGAACCGTTCCAGCAGGAATGTCCCGGTAGCTCCACTGAAGGTGACCTTATACTTGAGAGCTTCTACCGTCTCACGTAGCGGAAGCATGGCATCCGGTCCGTCTGTATAAGCCGATGCCCCAGCCGTCTGCAATTCCTGACCGTTCACGATAATCCTCAAGCTGCCGGCGGCACTAACGTTATCACTGGTCAATACACCTGCTCCTGCTGCAAATAACATTACACTAAGGAATACGGCTGCGATTTTTTTGAACAAATCGATCCCACCTCTCCTGTATTACAATATTATGCACGCATGCTTCAGAGATTAACCTTACATTATCCATTAACCGTTCTGTACAGCTTTGAACAGCCCTACTCCACTTTGAAGTTGAAATATTGCTTCGGGTAAGGCTCCTTGATCAGTGTGAAATGCCACCATTCCTTGGTGTACGGCTTGAAGCCCTGCTTCGTCATCGCATCCTTCAGAATCTTGCGGCTCTCATGCTGGGTGCTGCTGATGAGCGTCGTATTATAGTAAGAGATTTCACCGAAAAAATCATAAGGGCTGCCCATATCCACCAGCTTGCCTGTACTTTTGCAGGCCAGGGTCAGGTCAATCGTGCTGCCCCGGGAATGCCCCGATTTCTTGGCGATGAAGCCCAGCTTGAACAGATTGCGCTTGTCCAGCTTCGGATAATACTGCGGCTTCATCTTCAGATCACCGGCATCCTGCGACCAGCGCACGAAGTGGTTGACGGCTTGCTGCGGACGGTAAGCGTCATAGATTCTCAGGATATAGCCCTTCTGCTCCAGATCCTCGCTAACCTTCTTCAGCGCAGCAGCGGCAGTCTTTGAGAAGATCGCCAGCGGTGCCTTATACCCGTCCACTCTGGTGCCGGTAAAATTATTCTCACTATAATAACGGATCTCATATTGCGCCGAGGGAATAACCTCATCCAGATAGACAAAACCGCCGGGGAGATTGTTTTTCTTCACAATTGTACTTGATGTAATCGGTATCTCTGGAGTCACGGGTGCTGCTGTAGCTGTTGTCATGACACCCAGAAGCACAGCCCCGCTTACAATCATTGCACCTAACAGTAATCCGAGTTTTGTGCCTGTATACCGCAGCTTGTTCACAATGCTTACTTCTCACCTGCCTCATCCCATATTTACCCTTTCAGTATACGGTGCAGCCCCAGGGAGCGTCTATAGAGAAGATGGAGCTTGACCCGCTGGGAGCATATCTTTACGCCGGTAAATCCCCATTAACAGCCCGGCAGCAGCGAATTCAATGAAAACATGCTGGCCGTAGCTCAGGAACGGGAACGGTAGAGACACAAGCGGCATTCTGCCGCTGAGTATAGACAAGCCATACAGCAAGCGGATCGAGAGCATCAGCGTCACCGCAAAGATCAGCATCCGGCCGTAAGTGTCGCTTACCGCGCGGGCATAGGAAAACATTTTGAGTACAAACCAACAGGTTAACACAAGGAGTAGTAGACCTCCGGCCCAGCCGAAGGTTTGAATCAGCACCACGGGAAACAGATCCGTATATGGATAAATCAACCCGTTACCTGCTCCATCGAACCCCTGGCCCTTCCAGCCGGCGGAGGTAAGCGTACCCTGTATGATCCGATTAATATAGCCTGCACCTGTCACTACATCATGGAAATAGAAGGCATCAATGTTCCGGTCACTCAAATGAAGTTGACTCCAAACATATAGGACAATGCCTGATACACTGCTTACAACAACAACCATAACTCTTACCCAACGCCGGGTAATCCTTATATATAATGGTAAAGCAACAACCAGATATACAACCAGTTCGGCAAAAGAAGGGATAAGAATATAAATGACCGCAGGCAGCAGCAGCACGCAAAACTCCACCCAACTCCTCAGTCGTCCGCCCGTAGTATTCTGCACACTTGGTCTTTTCCAAATTCCTGCTAACGCTACAACGAAGAGATAGGGACTGCAACCGATCAGATCAAAGGGGAATCCCAGAATAGAAACATATCGCCTGCTGCCATTCATCATCTCTGGACCGAGCCACAGACTGACAGCAATCATAAGTAGCGCTCCGCCATAGATAAAGCCTGAGGCCCGCTGCAATTGCTTGAAATTGATGAAGAACATTCCGGTCATGGCTATAAGACCAAGGATGATAAAGACAGATTGACGCAACATTAGAGCATTAGGAATAAGATCCTCAGTGAACCCCGCTTCCACAGCTGCCATCCCCAGCAGACTTACCGCCGACAACAATACTACACCGGCCAGCAGCCCCCAGGGAATGCGCGGTTTATGAATCTGGTGCAGCTCTCTGCCTACGGCCTGCGGGTCTCCCATTTGCGCGATCGCATACCGCTGTGCCTCTTCTTCGGGAGCACCAAGCTCCAGCCGCTCCGACACCAGGTCTGTGAAGTGTCCGCTAAGCTCGTCCCGAATTTCACTGTGCATCCCTTTGGCTCTAACCTCTGCGCATACTGTATCCAGATAACGCTCCAGTTCCATCTTACTCTGCTCCATCAGCCGCTCCCCTCCCCCAGAACGGTATCCATAGCACCCTTGAACAGCGCCCATTCTGCCTTCTTCTCCTGAAGCTTGTGCCTGCCCTCATCCAGTAGCCGGTAATACTTACGTCTGCGTCCGTCTACCTCCATCCAATACGCTTCCACCCAGCGTTCACTCTCCATCGCATGAAGAATCGGGTAGAGCGTACCCTCCTTCAGGGCAAAAACTCCCTGCGAGCGCTGCTCCAGCTCCTTAATCAGCTCATACCCATACAGCGGCCTGTCCAGCAGCAGAGTGAGGATCATCGTCCCCGTGCTCCCCTTCAGCATTTCTTTGCTGACCTTCATCGGCATTTCCTCCTGTTTGTTTCGCCTATACATCGTTAATCTATGCTTAATATACAGTATTAACCAAATGAAGTCCAGCCTTTCCGACATCCGCCTCCATACATTAACACGCACAAAAAAACCTCTCCCGCCAAATGATTGCCCATTTTAGCAAGGAGAGGTTGTTATTCAATTCCATGGTAATTAATGCATAGAAGCCTGAGTCTTGTGCGAAACGATGACACGCTTAAGGAAGAACGCAATCACCAGACCTATAATAGCCATGACCATCCCGAAGATGAAGGCATTCTGCACTCCATGAGTGAAGGCAGCGCCTATGTTCAGCGGATCAGCCGGGTTAGTGACGGTCTGCATGTAGCTTTTGGAGCCGGAGGTCATGATGCTTACCGCCAGCGCTGTACCTATCGCACCCGCCACCTGCTGGAGTGTATTCATAATGGCAGTACCATGCGGGTAGTATTCTAGCGGAAGCTGATTGATACCATTCGTCTGTGCAGGCATCATAATCATGGAGATTCCGATCATCAGCACACTGTGAAGCACGATCACGAAGACAACGGTCGAAGTAGCTGTAATTCCCGAGAAGAACCACAAGGAGACGGCGACGAGCGCCAGTCCTGGGATCACCAGCCATTTCGGACCGTATTTGTCGAACAGACGTCCCATCACCGGCGACATCAGACCGTTGATGATTCCGCCCGGCAGCAGCAGTAATCCTGCCTTGAAGGCTGAATACCCTTGTCCCTGCTGCAGATACATAGGAAGAATCAGCATCGAGGAGAGAATAACCATCATACAGATGAAGACCATCAGTACCCCAACCACGAACATCGGGAACTTGAAGGCGCGCAGATCAATCATTGGCTGCTTCATCGTCAACTGGCGGATACAGAACAGAATAAGGGCAATCGCACCGATCACGATGGCGATAATAACCTTTGGACTTCCCCAGCCTTCTGCTTCACCAGCACTGCTGAAGCCGTAGACAATACCGCCGAAGCCGAAGGAGGACAGAATAATGGACAGGACATCAATCTTAGGTTTTGTCACTTCCGTGACGTTCTGCATGAAGAGAATTCCGCTAATTAGAGCCATTACCAGGAACGGCAGGGACAGCCAGAAGATCCAGTGCCAGCTCAAGCTCTCAATCAGCAAACCGGCAATCGTAGGTCCAATCGCTGGAGCTACCATGATTACCAAGCCGATAAGCCCCATCGCCGCCCCTCTTTTCTCAGCGGGAATGATGATTAGAATCGTATTGAACATCAGCGGCAGCAGCAGCGCGGTTCCCATCGCCTGCACCACTCTCGCAGTGAGCAGAAACTCGAAATTCGGCGACATCGCTGCAAGAAACGTGCCCAGAATGGAGAAGCATAGGGCAGCGACGAACAGCTGTCTTGTGGTGAACCACTGCAGAAGCATCCCGGAGATCGGAACCAGAATGCCCAGCGTCAGCAGATAGGCCGTAGTCAGCCATTGCGCCGTCGATGGTGTAATTTGCAGGACATTCATAAGATCACTTAAAGCTACATTTAGGGCGGTCTCACTGAACATGCCGATGAAGCCGGCAATCAGCAGGGAG
The sequence above is a segment of the Paenibacillus sp. FSL R7-0204 genome. Coding sequences within it:
- a CDS encoding IS3 family transposase; protein product: MCQYRRRTRLLKGTGGLLKKAVSKSVKGGKLGLHDKYAVIEELRDQHGITRLLAIAEVSRANYYKWRGAEVRRMDAHEQEHAIKEHMVAIHLVHPYFGYPRMQAALREAGYLVNHKKVWRLMKELSIQSVIRKKRSRAGSTPSVVYPNRLKRKFHATAPQQKLVTDITYISDGTRFYYLSAIQDLFNNEIVAWQISERNDVNLVLDTVEQWTRKRDVSEAVLHSDQGFQYTSQAYNTRLEAFSVKGSHSRKATCLDNACIESFFSHLKTEKLYLHQCKSEAEIHQAVEEYIYFYNYQRFQAKLKQRAPIEYRHALAA
- a CDS encoding LysR family transcriptional regulator; translated protein: MSLIKYEVFLKVVELGSLTKAAEALGFTQSGISHTISSLEQEFGFPLLVRSRSGVKLTVNGEQVLQPIREILNWNEQLKQQVTDIHGLETGTITIGTFTSVSVHWLPDIIKQFREEYPYIEFKLMEGGYLEIEQWIEAGVVDCGFLSLPTRERFEVIPLKQDRMLAVLPLGHPLSKAPYMPLAQIAYEDFIIPKPGSDYDVQRVLEKAGIKPNIKFSAGDDYAIIAMVEKGLGISILPELVTRFQYERVAMLELEERSFRSLGIAVNSMKYASPATRRFLQHVQHWSFSQGAI
- a CDS encoding transposase: MAKKGQVFQSYTEAFKKEAIQAYFTGGESYKVVSDRLGIVNCTQLKVWVKKYRNGEPLDTQKGATSPLKGRPRSTFASIEEERDYLKAQVDYLKKRYPNL
- a CDS encoding PadR family transcriptional regulator is translated as MKVSKEMLKGSTGTMILTLLLDRPLYGYELIKELEQRSQGVFALKEGTLYPILHAMESERWVEAYWMEVDGRRRKYYRLLDEGRHKLQEKKAEWALFKGAMDTVLGEGSG
- a CDS encoding TetR/AcrR family transcriptional regulator, with amino-acid sequence MVKLGNKADSSDKDTKQLILDATVALIREDGFRCITLRSIAARAETNLALVNYHYGSKEKLFGDAVKQLVATFDDAFKALEDTSLPPKERMKLFFTRYIINLSRYPGMARQMLDQRHHIMGSHDEYAKYSKLMRIERILDALSEITGEQDRDKLMTMTMQIYGAIVFPVIMVSSLPKEREDLQQIFKLAPLEEQIEGLFELYFHKYN
- a CDS encoding FtsW/RodA/SpoVE family cell cycle protein: MEQSKMELERYLDTVCAEVRAKGMHSEIRDELSGHFTDLVSERLELGAPEEEAQRYAIAQMGDPQAVGRELHQIHKPRIPWGLLAGVVLLSAVSLLGMAAVEAGFTEDLIPNALMLRQSVFIILGLIAMTGMFFINFKQLQRASGFIYGGALLMIAVSLWLGPEMMNGSRRYVSILGFPFDLIGCSPYLFVVALAGIWKRPSVQNTTGGRLRSWVEFCVLLLPAVIYILIPSFAELVVYLVVALPLYIRITRRWVRVMVVVVSSVSGIVLYVWSQLHLSDRNIDAFYFHDVVTGAGYINRIIQGTLTSAGWKGQGFDGAGNGLIYPYTDLFPVVLIQTFGWAGGLLLLVLTCWFVLKMFSYARAVSDTYGRMLIFAVTLMLSIRLLYGLSILSGRMPLVSLPFPFLSYGQHVFIEFAAAGLLMGIYRRKDMLPAGQAPSSL
- a CDS encoding stalk domain-containing protein, whose product is MFKKIAAVFLSVMLFAAGAGVLTSDNVSAAGSLRIIVNGQELQTAGASAYTDGPDAMLPLRETVEALKYKVTFSGATGTFLLERFQESVQFRLSGQELVLDGKNKVPFTGGFELKQKKAYAPLSFFAAIGLVTSYNPATGQVDVYTPEVMAGAVAGLLATGNYPALKERYYANDAEPAALPALQQSWEGINTAAGSYLGVKSTTSTQQAGVMTIVSVLSFTKAEAVLTLELGASGKLTKLTLTPVQAASEVLASPAQS
- a CDS encoding DMT family transporter, with the protein product MKPLKAELMLIVVTLFWGSSYLFMKLGLGTLGEFNLIALRFGLAFILAGLLFRKRLSSVDARTLKYGALLGFLLLGVFTCITFGLKTTTTSNAGFLVALTVVFVPMLEVLVFRKKVAPPQIFGAVLAISGIGLLTLNGSLQVQPGDLLCILSAVFYAVQILVTGRAVKTCDSLNIGILQLGFAGGYALILSAIFETPSLPSTLPGWIAILALGIFCSACGFILQPVAQKYTTPTRTGLIFALEPVFAAFFGYLFVHEQLSLQGYTGAALVLLGILASELLGKLHMVPPTRLLKKRRAH
- a CDS encoding DHA2 family efflux MFS transporter permease subunit translates to MTDKGSSTPRQFKTLPILISLLIAGFIGMFSETALNVALSDLMNVLQITPSTAQWLTTAYLLTLGILVPISGMLLQWFTTRQLFVAALCFSILGTFLAAMSPNFEFLLTARVVQAMGTALLLPLMFNTILIIIPAEKRGAAMGLIGLVIMVAPAIGPTIAGLLIESLSWHWIFWLSLPFLVMALISGILFMQNVTEVTKPKIDVLSIILSSFGFGGIVYGFSSAGEAEGWGSPKVIIAIVIGAIALILFCIRQLTMKQPMIDLRAFKFPMFVVGVLMVFICMMVILSSMLILPMYLQQGQGYSAFKAGLLLLPGGIINGLMSPVMGRLFDKYGPKWLVIPGLALVAVSLWFFSGITATSTVVFVIVLHSVLMIGISMIMMPAQTNGINQLPLEYYPHGTAIMNTLQQVAGAIGTALAVSIMTSGSKSYMQTVTNPADPLNIGAAFTHGVQNAFIFGMVMAIIGLVIAFFLKRVIVSHKTQASMH
- a CDS encoding DHA2 family efflux MFS transporter permease subunit, which produces MNPSNTAAAEAPFSLRAILPSLLAIIVGMIMVILDSTAVNVAVPNLVQYFDTDLKTVQWAITGYTLALAAVIPLAGYMTDRFGSKQVFLTTIAMFVLGSVLCSVAQTSGQLVLFRVIQGLGGGMVAPIGMAMVFRLAPAERRGSIMGMLGIPMLLAPALGPILAGYLVEYVSWHWIFLINLPIGIVGIILGLKYLPVTEKKGRAHLDIFGIILAPLAFSMLAYGVNQGGGESWTSTGAILGLSVGGAALIVFVIVELLQKHPLLELRVFRSSDFTRGIILSWVTQAALFGSMLFVPLYLQQIRNYTPLETGLILLPQALASGVGMPLGGRLFDKIGARPLVFVGLSIISTALFLLSGVTVDTSLPIIMLCLVMMGLGMGLSMMPVNTHVLNSAPREWVNRVTPLTAAAQQVVVSFAVAGMTGYLTSQITVHMGKMAAGSNPLAAAVQGFGDVFFLSGCIAVAGVVLSLILRRPKPAGAAPSPEEQQTDAAMMMGH
- a CDS encoding M15 family metallopeptidase, whose product is MNKLRYTGTKLGLLLGAMIVSGAVLLGVMTTATAAPVTPEIPITSSTIVKKNNLPGGFVYLDEVIPSAQYEIRYYSENNFTGTRVDGYKAPLAIFSKTAAAALKKVSEDLEQKGYILRIYDAYRPQQAVNHFVRWSQDAGDLKMKPQYYPKLDKRNLFKLGFIAKKSGHSRGSTIDLTLACKSTGKLVDMGSPYDFFGEISYYNTTLISSTQHESRKILKDAMTKQGFKPYTKEWWHFTLIKEPYPKQYFNFKVE